Genomic segment of Atribacterota bacterium:
ATTTGTGATTTTTCTTTTATCTTTTTTATTGGTGCATATTTTAATGATAATCTTTTGATTCCTGAATTATTAAAGTTTACAGTAAGGTAAGAATCATTTTTTGTTTCTTGAATATTTGTAATTATGCCTTCTCCCCAATCGGGATGGAAGATCAAATCGTAGATATTTATAATTTCTTTCATCCGGGAAAAATCTTGCTGTCCCAAATAGTCAGGATAGTGTTTATTTATTTTTTCTATACAGCCTTTAGGTATTTCACTGAAGAAACGTGATACTTGATTAAATAAGGTCATTCCTTCAACATTTCTACGCCAACTAAATGTTATATAAAGTTGATCCATAGCTCGAGTCATTCCGACATAACAAAGTCTCCTTTCTTCTTCTAAGTCAAGTTGATTTGTTATACTTTTTCGATGAGGGAACAGACCTTCTTCAAATCCTGTTAAAAAAACTACTTGGAATTCTAAGCCCTTGACACAATGCAAAGTCATCAAATTTACCTTGTTATCATTGTCTAAATCATCAATAATATCCATATCAGTTACCAGAGAAATATAATTTAAAAAATTGTCTAACTTAGCTTCAGGATTTAATTTCTCAAATTCCCTAATTGATTGAATGAATATCTTAACATTATTGATAATATTTTTCTTTATCGAGCTATCTTCTTTGTTATTTATTAAATTGTAAAAATTAATTTCTTTTATAAGTTTTTCAACCAGTTTAGATATATTAATATTATTATTTTTTTGTAATTCCATAAATATATTGATATGCTGTTTAATCTTTTTCTTATTTTCCAAAGTAATCCGGTTATCAGATAAATTAATATAATGAGATAAAGTACTTAAAATTGATTTTTGCTCTCCTTCTCCTTCGGCTTTTTCTACTAGTGATTGAAATCCCTTTTTCCCTATACCAATTTTCTCTATTTCTAACCCCTTTTTTATACTATCTTTGTTATAAGAATTATTAATAATACTCAATATGTTTATTAAATATTTAATTTCTTTTTTTTCATAAAATCTAGAGTTACCAACAACTTTGAAGGGAATATTTTTTTGAGCGAAAACTTCTTCAAATGGTCTTGATTGAGTATTAATACGATATAACACTGCAAAATCAGCCCAATTTATTTTTTTATTCCTTTTTATATTAATAATTTCCTGAGCAACAAAGTTGGCTTCATCATTAATACTACTGGCTTCATAATATTTAATTTTTTCTCCACCTTTTTTTTCAGTCCATAGTTTTTTTTCTTTACGATATATATTATTCTTAATTACCTGTGTGGCTCCTCTTATTATCATCTCTGTAGAACGATAATTCTGTTCCAATTTAACTACCTTACATTCAGTAAAATCCTTTTCAAAATTAATGATATTGCTTAACTCAGCTCCTCTAAAGCCATAAATGCTTTGATCTGGATCACCTACGACAAAGAGGTTTTTGTTTTTTTGAGATAGAAGTTTGATAAAAATATACTGTGCGTGATTAATATCCTGATATTCATCAACCAAAATTTGTTTAAATTTTTTTTGATAATATTCTAAAATAGTTGGAAAATTTTTAAAAATCACAACAGTCTTCAGAATTAAGTCTCCATAATCAAGAGCCTGCTGTATGATTAATTGCTCTTGATACTTTTTGTATATTTCTCCTATCTGATAATTATAAAAACCAATTGAGTTTGCACTAAATTCGTTTTCATCTAATAATCTATTTTTAGCATTTTCAATAATACTATGAACTATCCTTGAATTATATTGCTTAATATCAAAAGAAAGCAATTTTATGCATTCTTTTATTAAATTAATAGATTCATTTTTATTATAAATATTAAATATGCTTTTATATCCAAGAATATTAATATGTTTACGTAAAATTCTAGCACAAACAGAATGGAAGGTCCCTATCCATATTTGATTATAGAGAGAGGTTGAAAATAATTCTTTGTTTAATACGGTATCGTTTATTATTCTTTTTTTCATTTCATTTGCTGCTTTATTGGTAAAGGTAACTGCCAGGATATTTCTGGGAAATATATTAAAATTTTTTATCAGATAGATAATGCGTTGAGTTATAACACTAGTCTTGCCACTACCTGCCCCAGCAATAACCAGTACGGGCTTATCAACAATAGATATTGCTTCTTTTTGTTTTGAATTTAAATCTTCAAACATCTTT
This window contains:
- a CDS encoding UvrD-helicase domain-containing protein → MFEDLNSKQKEAISIVDKPVLVIAGAGSGKTSVITQRIIYLIKNFNIFPRNILAVTFTNKAANEMKKRIINDTVLNKELFSTSLYNQIWIGTFHSVCARILRKHINILGYKSIFNIYNKNESINLIKECIKLLSFDIKQYNSRIVHSIIENAKNRLLDENEFSANSIGFYNYQIGEIYKKYQEQLIIQQALDYGDLILKTVVIFKNFPTILEYYQKKFKQILVDEYQDINHAQYIFIKLLSQKNKNLFVVGDPDQSIYGFRGAELSNIINFEKDFTECKVVKLEQNYRSTEMIIRGATQVIKNNIYRKEKKLWTEKKGGEKIKYYEASSINDEANFVAQEIINIKRNKKINWADFAVLYRINTQSRPFEEVFAQKNIPFKVVGNSRFYEKKEIKYLINILSIINNSYNKDSIKKGLEIEKIGIGKKGFQSLVEKAEGEGEQKSILSTLSHYINLSDNRITLENKKKIKQHINIFMELQKNNNINISKLVEKLIKEINFYNLINNKEDSSIKKNIINNVKIFIQSIREFEKLNPEAKLDNFLNYISLVTDMDIIDDLDNDNKVNLMTLHCVKGLEFQVVFLTGFEEGLFPHRKSITNQLDLEEERRLCYVGMTRAMDQLYITFSWRRNVEGMTLFNQVSRFFSEIPKGCIEKINKHYPDYLGQQDFSRMKEIINIYDLIFHPDWGEGIITNIQETKNDSYLTVNFNNSGIKRLSLKYAPIKKIKEKSQI